A genomic segment from Peribacillus sp. ACCC06369 encodes:
- a CDS encoding L-cystine transporter — translation MIGYVFLNLAIMLVLLGVLFYMNKKHVSFTKRVFTGLGLGIVFGLLLQFFYEPQSEAIVKSVDWFNIVGSGYVKFLQMIVMPLVFISILSAFTRLKLTSNIGKISILIIGILLGTTAIAAAVGITSATVFNLEAVQIDQGDAELSRGDEITETYGTIQDKTMPQQILELIPSNPFLDLTGARPTSTISVVIFAAFLGIAYLGVKRKQPEQAEFFAKIVDTLHSITMRVVTLILRLTPYGILAIMTKTVATSDLDAILKLGKFVGASYVALIVMFLIHLLLLTISGLNPMVYLRKAFPVLSFAFTSRTSAGALPLNIQTQKQLGVSEGIANFAGSFGLSIGQNGCAGIYPAMLAVMIAPTVGIDPLSPSFIAMLIAVVAISSFGVAGVGGGATFAAILVLSAMNLPIALAGILISVEPLIDMGRTAVNVSGSMTSGILTSKITGDLDKEQFSEESSLKIEAEM, via the coding sequence ATGATTGGTTATGTGTTTTTAAATCTTGCCATAATGCTCGTTCTTTTAGGCGTTTTATTTTACATGAATAAGAAGCATGTTTCCTTTACAAAAAGGGTCTTTACTGGACTTGGTTTAGGGATTGTATTCGGACTTCTTTTGCAGTTTTTCTATGAACCTCAATCAGAAGCGATCGTTAAATCGGTCGATTGGTTTAACATTGTAGGTTCAGGCTATGTCAAGTTCCTGCAAATGATCGTTATGCCGCTTGTCTTCATTTCGATCTTATCCGCATTTACAAGATTGAAACTAACTAGCAATATCGGAAAGATCAGTATCCTGATCATCGGAATCCTGCTTGGAACGACTGCGATTGCAGCAGCCGTCGGGATTACCTCGGCAACTGTGTTCAATTTGGAAGCCGTTCAAATTGACCAAGGGGATGCAGAGTTAAGCCGCGGGGATGAAATAACGGAAACTTACGGTACGATTCAGGATAAAACGATGCCGCAGCAAATCCTTGAATTGATTCCGTCCAATCCGTTCCTTGATTTAACGGGAGCACGACCGACATCAACCATTTCAGTTGTGATTTTTGCCGCATTTCTTGGGATTGCCTATTTAGGGGTTAAAAGGAAGCAGCCTGAACAAGCTGAATTTTTTGCTAAAATAGTAGATACATTGCACAGCATCACCATGCGCGTAGTCACATTGATCCTTCGTTTAACACCATACGGAATCTTGGCGATCATGACGAAGACAGTAGCTACGAGTGATTTGGATGCCATCCTGAAATTGGGAAAATTCGTCGGTGCATCTTATGTCGCCCTGATTGTCATGTTCCTCATCCATTTGTTATTGCTGACGATTTCAGGATTGAATCCAATGGTATATTTGAGAAAAGCTTTCCCGGTATTATCGTTTGCCTTCACTTCGAGAACAAGTGCAGGAGCACTTCCATTGAACATCCAAACGCAGAAACAACTAGGGGTGTCCGAAGGAATTGCCAACTTTGCCGGATCCTTTGGCTTATCGATCGGTCAAAATGGCTGTGCCGGTATCTATCCGGCCATGTTAGCGGTCATGATCGCTCCAACGGTGGGAATCGACCCACTATCGCCTTCCTTTATAGCCATGTTGATTGCCGTCGTGGCCATTAGCTCTTTCGGGGTTGCAGGTGTAGGTGGAGGAGCAACATTCGCTGCCATTCTAGTATTATCTGCAATGAACTTGCCAATCGCTTTGGCTGGTATATTGATTTCCGTCGAGCCATTGATCGATATGGGAAGAACGGCTGTCAATGTCAGCGGCAGCATGACTTCCGGTATTCTGACGAGTAAAATAACGGGTGACCTGGATAAAGAACAATTCAGCGAAGAATCATCTTTGAAAATTGAAGCTGAAATGTAA
- a CDS encoding PadR family transcriptional regulator has protein sequence MSSTQMLKGILEGCLLAIIKEGEVYGYELAEKLGEYGFDSLSEGTIYPLLIRMQKEKLVNTTLKKSTAGPSRKYYSLSEKGESELEVFIDRWDKLSSNVNKIVKNKGGM, from the coding sequence ATGTCATCAACTCAAATGCTTAAAGGGATTTTGGAAGGTTGTCTGTTAGCGATCATTAAAGAAGGGGAAGTTTATGGGTACGAATTAGCCGAGAAGCTTGGGGAATATGGGTTTGATTCTTTAAGTGAAGGTACCATCTATCCCTTATTAATACGCATGCAGAAAGAAAAATTAGTCAATACCACTTTAAAGAAATCAACAGCGGGACCTAGCCGGAAGTATTACTCGTTATCTGAAAAAGGCGAGAGCGAACTGGAAGTCTTCATTGACCGCTGGGATAAGCTAAGTTCAAATGTAAATAAAATAGTGAAAAACAAAGGGGGAATGTAA